A section of the Pseudomonas sp. Q1-7 genome encodes:
- the olsB gene encoding L-ornithine N(alpha)-acyltransferase, with the protein MTQIAMTRDSVAPNGKSPRRLQAERLEGIAALREAQALRFRVFSAEFEAKLQGAEFGLDMDDYDPHCQHIGVRDLDSGELVATTRLLDHQAARDLGRFYSEEEFSLHGLGELQGPVLEIGRTCVAPAYRNGATIAVLWGELAEVLNQGGYRYLMGCASIPMQDGGVQAQAIMQRLRDRYLCTEYLRAEPKNPLPALELPGNVIAEMPPLLKAYMRLGAKICGEPCWDPDFQVADVFILLKRDELCPRYARHFKAAV; encoded by the coding sequence ATGACCCAGATCGCCATGACCCGCGACAGTGTCGCACCCAACGGGAAAAGCCCTCGCCGCCTGCAGGCCGAGCGCCTGGAAGGCATTGCCGCCCTGCGCGAGGCACAGGCGCTGCGCTTCCGCGTATTCAGCGCCGAGTTCGAGGCCAAGCTGCAAGGCGCCGAATTCGGCCTCGACATGGATGACTACGATCCGCACTGCCAGCACATCGGCGTGCGTGACCTGGACAGCGGCGAGCTGGTCGCCACCACCCGACTGCTGGACCACCAGGCCGCCCGCGACCTGGGCCGTTTCTACAGCGAGGAGGAATTCAGCCTCCACGGCCTCGGCGAGCTGCAGGGCCCGGTGCTGGAAATCGGCCGCACCTGCGTCGCCCCGGCTTACCGCAATGGCGCCACCATCGCCGTGCTCTGGGGCGAGCTGGCGGAGGTGCTGAACCAGGGTGGCTACCGCTACCTGATGGGCTGCGCGAGCATCCCCATGCAGGACGGCGGCGTGCAGGCCCAGGCCATCATGCAGCGCCTGCGCGACCGCTACCTGTGCACCGAATACCTGCGCGCCGAGCCGAAGAATCCGCTGCCGGCGCTGGAACTGCCGGGCAACGTGATCGCCGAGATGCCGCCACTGCTCAAGGCCTACATGCGCCTGGGCGCGAAGATCTGCGGCGAGCCCTGCTGGGACCCGGACTTCCAGGTTGCCGACGTGTTCATCCTGCTCAAGCGCGACGAGCTCTGCCCGCGTTACGCCCGTCACTTCAAGGCCGCGGTCTGA
- a CDS encoding acyl-CoA dehydrogenase family protein, translating into MPWQRLLDAPARLPADRPLDDWYGALLDRLGEFTPFELALLGGKLAATPGLAFLAGYQGALRLLWPSAPLSLGALCVTENRSVRPADMQTRLNGLSLDGRKDFVTAGEAADWLLVAAREEAKGEAPRLALTVVRNGDPGVRIETLKPLPLMPDIPHARLHLDGAHCERLAGDGWDAYVKPFRSIEDLHVLTALVAWAHGVGRDCAWPQPLQMRLLGLLAGAAEVARQCATAPTMHLLLAALFAEFKALKPELDAAFASGPAEWAGLWQRDQGVLEIASGPRAKRLEKAIAALGL; encoded by the coding sequence ATGCCCTGGCAACGCCTGCTCGACGCCCCCGCCCGCCTGCCCGCCGACCGCCCGCTGGACGACTGGTACGGCGCCCTGCTGGATCGCCTGGGCGAGTTCACGCCCTTCGAGCTGGCGCTGCTCGGCGGCAAGCTCGCCGCGACGCCCGGCCTGGCCTTCCTCGCCGGCTACCAGGGCGCCCTGCGCCTGCTCTGGCCATCGGCGCCGCTGAGCCTGGGCGCCCTGTGCGTCACCGAGAACCGCAGCGTGCGCCCCGCGGACATGCAGACGCGCCTGAACGGGCTCAGCCTCGATGGACGCAAGGATTTCGTCACCGCCGGTGAGGCCGCCGACTGGCTGTTGGTGGCAGCCCGCGAGGAGGCCAAGGGTGAAGCACCACGCCTGGCCCTCACCGTGGTGCGCAATGGCGACCCCGGCGTGCGCATCGAAACCCTCAAGCCGCTGCCGCTGATGCCCGACATCCCCCACGCGCGCCTGCACCTCGACGGCGCCCATTGCGAACGCCTGGCCGGCGATGGCTGGGATGCCTATGTGAAGCCCTTCCGCAGCATCGAGGACCTGCACGTCCTGACCGCCCTGGTGGCCTGGGCCCACGGCGTGGGTCGCGACTGCGCCTGGCCGCAGCCGCTGCAGATGCGCCTACTGGGCCTGCTCGCCGGCGCGGCGGAAGTCGCCCGCCAATGCGCCACGGCGCCAACCATGCACCTGCTGCTGGCGGCGCTGTTCGCCGAGTTCAAGGCACTCAAGCCCGAACTGGATGCCGCCTTCGCCAGTGGCCCGGCGGAATGGGCCGGCCTCTGGCAGCGCGACCAGGGCGTGCTGGAGATCGCCAGCGGCCCCCGCGCCAAGCGCCTGGAAAAGGCCATCGCCGCCCTGGGGCTTTGA
- a CDS encoding MBL fold metallo-hydrolase: protein MRRDPIVLFDNGTHQCLMFDDLVSGDGVQSNQFLITDHDQYLLLDPGGDLTYTPLSLELSRHMPVQDLTYIFASHQDPDIIASLDKWLLHTRARVICSKLWARFLPHLTANYLAISHGISTYDRIIALPDRGDAISLGRCQLKAVPAHFLHSVGNFQLYDPVSRILFSGDMGASLVEDALPVRDFINHVPNMEGFHRRYMASGKVCRLWANMVREMDVAMIVPQHGRPFVGQEMIGAFLDWIGNLECGIDLLGPDDYRLPR, encoded by the coding sequence ATGCGTCGCGACCCCATCGTGCTGTTCGACAACGGCACCCACCAATGCCTGATGTTCGACGACCTGGTCAGCGGCGACGGCGTGCAGTCCAACCAGTTCCTGATCACCGACCACGACCAGTACCTGCTGCTGGACCCGGGCGGCGACCTGACCTACACCCCGCTGTCCCTGGAGCTGTCCAGGCACATGCCGGTGCAGGACCTGACCTACATCTTCGCCTCCCACCAGGACCCGGACATCATCGCCTCCCTGGACAAGTGGCTGCTGCACACCCGCGCGCGGGTGATCTGCTCCAAGCTGTGGGCGCGCTTCCTGCCGCACCTCACCGCCAACTACCTGGCCATCAGCCACGGCATTTCCACCTACGACCGCATCATCGCCCTGCCCGACCGAGGCGACGCCATCAGCCTTGGGCGCTGCCAATTGAAGGCGGTGCCGGCGCACTTCCTCCATTCGGTGGGCAACTTCCAGCTCTACGATCCGGTGAGCCGCATCCTCTTCTCCGGCGACATGGGCGCATCGCTGGTGGAAGACGCCCTGCCGGTGCGCGACTTCATCAACCATGTGCCGAACATGGAAGGCTTCCACCGCCGCTACATGGCCAGCGGCAAGGTCTGCCGGCTCTGGGCGAACATGGTGCGCGAGATGGACGTGGCGATGATCGTGCCGCAACACGGCCGCCCCTTCGTGGGCCAGGAAATGATCGGCGCCTTCCTCGACTGGATCGGGAACCTGGAATGCGGCATCGACCTGCTCGGCCCGGACGACTACCGGCTGCCGCGCTGA
- a CDS encoding serine hydrolase domain-containing protein gives MPISFLRPLAAALGLLASLAQAETWPAADWQRGVAPSGPAVQAFEHYAFPQRDDAERKGVRSDAVVVIRDGELIYERYAGPTRAETPHLTWSVSKSLLASVLGVAYGEGRFKLDDDVARYYPAFAGHPDVHLDHLLHWASGLAWEEDYEYAPLKSSVVAMLYTRGRGDMAAFAAEHPLDAVPGKRFRYSSGDTNVLSAALRGMVGEQAYADYPWTALFEPLGIHSAVWETDAAGTYVGSSYSYLTARDLARVGLLMQRGGRWGERQLLPADWVAFNRRPFADYRPDPDKPGDAVPGGHWWLNAQLEGAAQPWPDAPEDAFAALGHWGQALYVLPSQNLVIVRYADDRDGSYRHNEFLKRALAAFTSEVQP, from the coding sequence ATGCCCATCTCCTTCCTTCGCCCGCTGGCCGCCGCCCTTGGCCTGCTGGCAAGCCTGGCCCAGGCCGAGACCTGGCCCGCCGCAGACTGGCAGCGGGGCGTCGCGCCCTCCGGCCCCGCCGTCCAGGCCTTCGAACACTATGCCTTTCCCCAGCGCGACGATGCCGAACGCAAGGGCGTGCGCAGCGACGCGGTAGTGGTCATCCGCGACGGCGAGCTCATCTACGAACGCTACGCCGGCCCCACCCGCGCCGAGACGCCGCACCTGACCTGGTCGGTGAGCAAAAGCCTGCTGGCCTCGGTCCTCGGCGTCGCCTATGGCGAAGGCCGCTTCAAGCTGGACGACGACGTGGCGCGCTACTACCCCGCGTTCGCCGGCCATCCCGATGTGCATCTCGACCACCTGCTGCACTGGGCCTCGGGCCTGGCCTGGGAGGAGGACTACGAGTACGCGCCGCTGAAATCCTCGGTGGTGGCCATGCTCTATACCCGGGGCCGCGGCGACATGGCCGCCTTCGCCGCCGAACACCCGCTGGACGCCGTGCCGGGCAAGCGCTTTCGCTATTCCAGCGGTGACACCAATGTGCTGTCCGCCGCGCTGCGCGGCATGGTCGGCGAGCAAGCCTATGCGGACTACCCCTGGACCGCCCTGTTCGAACCCCTGGGCATCCATTCGGCGGTGTGGGAAACCGACGCCGCCGGCACCTACGTCGGCTCCTCCTACAGCTACCTGACCGCCCGCGACCTGGCCCGCGTCGGCCTGCTGATGCAGCGCGGCGGGCGCTGGGGCGAACGCCAACTGCTGCCGGCCGACTGGGTCGCCTTCAACCGCAGGCCCTTCGCCGACTACCGGCCCGACCCGGACAAACCCGGCGACGCGGTGCCCGGAGGCCACTGGTGGCTCAACGCACAACTGGAGGGTGCCGCCCAGCCCTGGCCGGACGCGCCGGAAGATGCCTTCGCCGCGCTCGGCCACTGGGGCCAGGCACTCTATGTGCTGCCCAGCCAGAACCTGGTGATCGTGCGTTATGCCGATGACCGCGACGGCAGCTACCGCCACAACGAATTCCTCAAGCGGGCCCTCGCCGCGTTCACGTCGGAGGTGCAGCCATGA
- a CDS encoding amidase: MIARRPVLSLLVLALILLAGLAWQNRAHLAAFPDIISAYTAKEYCSCRYVMGNSADYCQGYVKQYVPTSGFLDDSEHKRVTASGLGRSNTAAWVNPHQGCRLMPAADSQR; the protein is encoded by the coding sequence ATGATCGCCCGCCGCCCCGTCCTCAGCCTGCTGGTCCTGGCGCTGATCCTGCTCGCCGGCCTGGCCTGGCAGAACCGCGCGCACCTCGCCGCCTTCCCCGACATCATCAGCGCCTACACCGCCAAGGAGTACTGCTCCTGCCGCTACGTAATGGGCAACTCCGCCGATTACTGCCAGGGCTACGTGAAGCAGTACGTGCCCACCAGCGGCTTCCTCGACGACAGCGAACACAAGCGCGTGACCGCCAGCGGCCTCGGCCGCAGCAACACCGCTGCCTGGGTGAACCCGCACCAGGGTTGCCGGTTGATGCCGGCGGCGGATTCGCAGCGCTGA
- a CDS encoding M20 aminoacylase family protein, with translation MTRYAHIQAWLDDVAADLKALRQDIHAHPELGFEEQRTAALVARLLNEWGYDVHSGVGRTGVVGVLRHGDSGRSLGLRADMDALPIVEATGLAYSSCHTGRMHACGHDGHTAMLLGAARYLAATRHFQGTLNLIFQPAEEGQGGAEAMLADGLLERFPCEALFGMHNMPGLEAGHLCFREGALMASQDLLEAVIEGVGGHGSMPHLTADPLVAAASTVMALQTVVGRNVDPQQAAVVTVGALQAGEAANVIPQSARLRLSLRALDAKVREQVLERVQAIIHSQAQSLGCRASIEHRPAYPVLVNSAAETAFARRVGEELIGAGQVLDAPTVMGSEDFAWMLQRRPGSYLFIGNGSGADRPMVHNPGYDFNDAILVRGAAYWAALAEAWLQAPPAHSQASATAA, from the coding sequence ATGACCCGTTACGCCCATATCCAGGCCTGGCTCGACGATGTCGCCGCCGACCTCAAGGCACTGCGCCAGGACATTCACGCCCACCCCGAACTCGGCTTCGAGGAACAGCGCACCGCGGCCCTGGTGGCGCGCCTGCTCAACGAATGGGGTTATGACGTCCACAGCGGCGTCGGCCGCACCGGCGTGGTCGGCGTGCTGCGCCATGGCGACAGCGGCCGCAGCCTCGGCCTGCGCGCCGACATGGATGCCCTGCCCATCGTCGAAGCCACGGGCCTGGCCTACAGCAGCTGCCACACCGGGCGCATGCACGCCTGCGGCCACGACGGCCACACGGCGATGCTGCTGGGCGCGGCGCGCTACCTGGCGGCCACCCGCCATTTCCAGGGCACCCTCAACCTGATCTTCCAGCCCGCCGAGGAAGGCCAGGGCGGCGCCGAGGCCATGCTTGCCGACGGTCTGCTGGAACGCTTCCCCTGCGAAGCCCTGTTCGGCATGCACAACATGCCGGGCCTGGAAGCCGGCCACCTGTGCTTTCGCGAAGGCGCCTTGATGGCCTCGCAGGACCTGCTGGAAGCGGTGATCGAAGGTGTCGGCGGCCACGGTTCCATGCCGCACCTGACGGCCGACCCACTGGTCGCGGCCGCCAGTACCGTGATGGCCCTGCAGACCGTGGTCGGACGCAACGTCGACCCGCAGCAGGCCGCGGTGGTCACCGTCGGTGCCCTGCAGGCCGGCGAAGCGGCCAACGTGATTCCCCAGAGCGCGCGGCTGCGCCTCAGCCTGCGCGCGCTCGACGCCAAGGTGCGCGAGCAGGTCCTGGAACGGGTGCAGGCGATCATCCACAGCCAGGCGCAAAGCCTTGGCTGCCGCGCCAGCATCGAACACCGCCCGGCCTACCCGGTGCTGGTCAACAGCGCGGCGGAAACCGCCTTCGCCCGCCGCGTGGGCGAGGAACTGATCGGGGCCGGACAGGTGCTGGACGCCCCCACCGTGATGGGCAGCGAAGACTTCGCCTGGATGCTGCAGCGCCGCCCCGGCAGCTACCTGTTCATCGGCAACGGCTCCGGCGCCGACCGGCCGATGGTCCACAACCCCGGATACGACTTCAACGACGCCATCCTGGTACGCGGCGCCGCGTACTGGGCCGCGCTGGCGGAGGCCTGGCTCCAGGCACCGCCGGCCCATTCCCAGGCTTCTGCCACTGCCGCCTGA
- a CDS encoding citrate-proton symporter, whose amino-acid sequence MHASQSGTSRSRQVAAAVIGNALEWYDFIVYGFLSSIIARLFFPADSEYASLLMALATFGVGFFMRPVGGVLLGLYADRKGRKAAMQLIILLMTLSIALIAFAPDYTAIGVGAPVLIVVARMLQGFATGGEYASATAFLVESAPAHRRGLYGAWQLFGQCLAVFAGAGMGALVTHTLSAEALDSWGWRLPFILGLLIGPVGLWMRRHLDEPEAFIDARRTHQGESLGLMQILREQRRAVLVTMGSCIYGTVAFYVVLVNMPTFAHKQLGLPLDQVFMVQMLAVALMTLIIPCAGALSDRIGRRPVILAGNLAFFLLVYPLMAWVAHAQSLEHLLAMQLLLCAMIGLSYGPAPTAVAEQFPTHVRSTGLALAYNVAVMLFGGFAPFIVTWLTQVGGSPVAPAYYVLFAALIGVVATCFLREGAPAALERRQRRTPLTPSARSL is encoded by the coding sequence ATGCACGCTTCCCAGAGCGGAACCTCGCGTTCCCGTCAGGTGGCCGCCGCCGTCATCGGCAACGCCCTCGAGTGGTACGACTTCATCGTCTACGGCTTCCTGTCCAGCATCATCGCCCGCCTGTTCTTTCCCGCCGACAGCGAATACGCCTCGCTGCTGATGGCCCTGGCCACCTTCGGCGTCGGTTTCTTCATGCGGCCGGTGGGGGGCGTCCTGCTCGGCCTCTATGCCGACCGCAAGGGCCGCAAGGCGGCCATGCAACTGATCATCCTGCTGATGACCCTGTCCATCGCGCTTATCGCCTTCGCCCCGGACTACACCGCCATCGGCGTCGGCGCCCCCGTGCTGATCGTGGTCGCGCGCATGCTCCAGGGCTTCGCCACCGGCGGCGAATACGCCAGCGCCACCGCCTTCCTGGTGGAAAGCGCGCCGGCGCACCGCCGTGGCCTCTACGGCGCCTGGCAGTTGTTCGGCCAGTGCCTGGCGGTGTTCGCCGGTGCCGGCATGGGCGCGCTGGTGACCCACACGCTATCCGCCGAAGCCCTGGACAGCTGGGGCTGGCGCCTGCCCTTCATCCTCGGTCTGCTGATCGGCCCGGTGGGGTTGTGGATGCGTCGCCACCTGGACGAACCCGAGGCGTTCATCGATGCACGTCGGACGCACCAGGGCGAGTCCCTCGGTCTCATGCAGATCCTGCGCGAACAGCGTCGCGCCGTGCTGGTGACCATGGGCAGCTGCATCTACGGCACCGTGGCCTTCTACGTGGTGCTGGTGAACATGCCCACCTTCGCCCACAAGCAACTCGGCCTGCCGCTCGACCAGGTGTTCATGGTGCAGATGCTGGCGGTGGCGCTGATGACCCTCATCATCCCCTGCGCCGGCGCGCTGTCCGACCGGATTGGCCGTCGTCCGGTAATCCTCGCCGGCAACCTGGCGTTCTTCCTGCTGGTCTATCCGCTGATGGCCTGGGTCGCCCACGCGCAGAGCCTGGAGCACCTGCTGGCGATGCAGTTGCTGCTCTGCGCCATGATCGGCCTGTCCTACGGTCCGGCGCCCACCGCCGTCGCCGAGCAGTTCCCCACCCACGTACGCTCCACCGGCCTGGCCCTGGCCTACAACGTCGCGGTCATGCTGTTCGGCGGCTTCGCGCCGTTCATCGTCACCTGGCTGACCCAGGTGGGCGGCTCGCCGGTGGCGCCCGCCTACTACGTGCTCTTCGCCGCGCTGATCGGCGTCGTCGCCACCTGTTTCCTGCGCGAAGGCGCGCCCGCCGCCCTGGAACGCCGCCAACGCCGCACCCCGCTCACCCCTTCCGCCCGGAGCCTGTGA
- a CDS encoding amidase — MTRFEAPLSRAVSLRQEIVALDALPLSEAIRSRQLSCREVMLAYLEQIERYNPEVNALVSLRPAEDLLAEADDRDRQLARGHWLGWMHGMPQAVKDLAACKGLPTSMGSPLFAGQVARHDAIAVSRVREAGAVFIGKSNVPEFGLGSQSYNNVFGTTGNAYDPTLCAGGSSGGAAAALALRLLPVADGSDMMGSLRNPAAFNNVYGLRPSQGRVPFGPTPELFVQQLATEGPMGRSVADVAALLRTQAGAHRAAPLALAGTADLIGPLQRDFAGTRIGWLGDLGGHLPMEPGLLGLCEGALEDFRALGCEVEPCLPAYDPERLWRCWLVHRQWLVAGLLAPACADPASRAQLKPEAVWEVESGLGLGAADVYRASVDRSDWYRAVEQLFERYDFLLLPSAQVFPFDARLHWPRAIAGRDMDTYHRWMEVVIGATLAGIPAMSVPVGFNPSGQPMGLQIMGPAQADLAVLQLAHAHEQLTQWVRNCPPPLLRDAR; from the coding sequence ATGACCCGTTTCGAAGCCCCCCTTTCCCGCGCCGTCTCGCTGCGGCAAGAGATCGTCGCCCTGGACGCGCTGCCGCTGTCGGAGGCCATCCGCTCGCGCCAGTTGTCCTGCCGCGAGGTGATGCTGGCCTACCTGGAGCAGATCGAGCGCTACAACCCCGAAGTCAACGCGCTGGTGTCCCTGAGGCCAGCGGAGGATCTGCTGGCTGAAGCCGATGATCGCGACCGCCAACTGGCGCGCGGCCACTGGCTGGGCTGGATGCACGGCATGCCACAAGCGGTGAAGGACCTCGCCGCCTGCAAGGGCCTGCCCACCAGCATGGGCTCGCCGCTGTTCGCCGGGCAGGTGGCCCGGCATGACGCCATTGCCGTCTCGCGGGTGCGCGAAGCCGGAGCGGTTTTCATCGGCAAGAGCAACGTGCCGGAATTCGGACTCGGCTCGCAAAGCTACAACAACGTGTTCGGCACCACCGGCAACGCCTACGACCCCACCCTCTGCGCCGGTGGCAGCAGCGGCGGCGCCGCGGCAGCCCTGGCCCTGCGCCTGCTGCCGGTGGCCGATGGCAGCGACATGATGGGCTCGCTGCGCAACCCGGCGGCGTTCAACAACGTCTACGGGCTGCGTCCCTCGCAAGGCCGCGTGCCCTTCGGCCCCACACCCGAACTCTTCGTCCAGCAACTGGCCACCGAAGGCCCGATGGGCCGCAGCGTGGCGGACGTGGCGGCGCTGCTGCGCACCCAGGCCGGAGCGCATCGCGCCGCGCCCCTGGCCCTCGCCGGCACGGCGGACCTGATCGGCCCGCTGCAGCGCGATTTCGCCGGTACGCGCATCGGCTGGCTCGGCGACTTGGGCGGCCACCTGCCCATGGAGCCCGGCCTGCTGGGCCTTTGCGAAGGCGCCCTGGAGGACTTCCGCGCCCTGGGTTGCGAGGTGGAGCCCTGCCTGCCGGCGTACGACCCGGAACGTCTCTGGCGCTGCTGGCTGGTGCACCGCCAATGGCTGGTGGCCGGCCTCCTGGCGCCGGCCTGCGCCGATCCGGCGAGCCGCGCGCAGCTCAAGCCGGAGGCCGTCTGGGAAGTGGAAAGCGGCCTCGGCCTCGGCGCGGCGGATGTCTACCGGGCCTCGGTGGATCGCAGCGACTGGTACCGGGCGGTGGAACAACTGTTCGAACGTTACGACTTCCTGCTGCTGCCCAGCGCACAGGTGTTTCCTTTCGATGCAAGGTTGCACTGGCCCAGGGCCATAGCCGGCCGCGACATGGACACCTACCACCGCTGGATGGAAGTGGTGATCGGCGCCACCCTGGCCGGTATCCCGGCCATGAGCGTACCGGTGGGCTTCAACCCCTCCGGCCAGCCCATGGGGTTGCAGATCATGGGCCCGGCCCAGGCCGACCTGGCGGTGCTGCAACTGGCCCACGCCCACGAACAGCTCACGCAGTGGGTGCGCAACTGCCCACCCCCGCTGCTGCGCGATGCTCGCTAG
- a CDS encoding IclR family transcriptional regulator → MQGRDEGGTVRSVERALAIVELLGEHQELGLEELHYLTGLPKATVSRLLHTLLEQGWLYRGLCDRRYRLCSRRLYGDPHQRFSRLLVEQAAPLMRELSERTGLVTDLSFFDGERLHVMESAIPEVLRKRYPFNRLVVGQQASLFHSAMGKACLGELDSAEVQRLARHHHLCGDDLLRIHEQTHSQGFGERTEGTWEYAVRLPFLIRAVALPVRSQGRLVGSIALHWPRDEHSVASVQQRHLASLADAVELLQHHLG, encoded by the coding sequence ATGCAAGGCAGAGACGAAGGCGGAACGGTCCGCTCGGTGGAGCGGGCACTGGCGATTGTCGAGCTGCTGGGCGAACACCAGGAGCTGGGGCTGGAAGAGTTGCACTACCTCACCGGACTGCCCAAGGCCACCGTTTCGCGCCTGCTGCACACCCTGCTGGAGCAGGGCTGGCTCTACCGTGGCCTCTGCGACCGGCGTTACCGCCTGTGTTCCCGGCGGCTGTACGGCGATCCGCACCAGCGCTTCAGTCGCCTCCTGGTGGAGCAGGCCGCACCGCTGATGCGGGAACTCAGCGAGCGCACCGGCCTGGTGACGGACCTGTCGTTCTTCGACGGCGAACGGCTGCATGTGATGGAAAGCGCCATTCCCGAGGTGCTGCGCAAGCGCTACCCATTCAACCGCCTGGTGGTCGGGCAGCAAGCCAGCCTATTCCACTCGGCCATGGGCAAGGCCTGCCTGGGCGAACTGGACAGCGCCGAGGTCCAGCGCCTGGCCCGGCACCATCACCTGTGCGGCGACGACCTGCTGCGCATCCATGAACAGACCCATAGCCAGGGCTTCGGCGAACGCACCGAGGGCACCTGGGAATACGCGGTACGCCTGCCCTTCCTGATCCGCGCGGTGGCCCTGCCGGTACGCAGCCAGGGGCGTCTGGTGGGCAGCATCGCCCTGCACTGGCCCCGGGACGAACACAGCGTGGCCAGCGTCCAGCAACGTCACCTGGCCAGCCTGGCCGACGCCGTCGAGCTGTTGCAGCACCACCTCGGCTGA
- a CDS encoding OprD family outer membrane porin, whose protein sequence is MRNIRCTYLAGIAGYLLAGGAGAEGFIDDSITSLRYSQFYWKENNGNGVGPTRDEWVQGTQFSFNSGWYENVLGVDYSYGLADDLRVGDDATSISNLEADDSVQSPHGLAKPIEAYLRGRLQGDAGELVVGGGKKVRRYAQYFDDASRILPAATLGLDLDYRRNGLNLRYSHLKQFSPRNENGWGDDLSNFRGQRIDKLQLFALGYSFPFGSRLLAEYAESDQYLRAASLKVEHPIDLGAGRFIDLYATHGMQQDAGDLFEFNGVPGLYEAETSHDARYVDIGAKFRTANFYVGMTYNKVRGDDFDRLFFSKDHGAWNSSAKLFYFFGVEDEEMFKLVGGTNFSAMGLPQLRLDTHYAFSDHAAGYDGFSRREFQSLLQYSFSGTLKGLSLVWLHNEFHTKGQPDGVERTTTSRGPAGIITHNAERVYVSYVHRF, encoded by the coding sequence ATGCGCAACATTCGCTGCACGTATCTGGCGGGAATTGCCGGGTACTTATTGGCCGGGGGTGCCGGTGCCGAGGGGTTTATCGATGACAGCATCACGTCGCTGCGTTACAGCCAGTTCTACTGGAAGGAAAACAATGGCAATGGCGTCGGCCCGACTCGCGACGAATGGGTCCAGGGAACGCAGTTCAGCTTCAACTCCGGCTGGTACGAGAACGTGCTGGGCGTCGATTACAGCTACGGCCTGGCCGACGACCTGCGCGTCGGCGACGACGCCACCAGCATCAGCAACCTGGAAGCCGACGACTCGGTGCAGTCGCCCCACGGCCTGGCCAAGCCCATCGAGGCCTACCTGCGTGGCCGCCTGCAAGGCGACGCCGGTGAGCTGGTCGTGGGCGGCGGCAAGAAGGTCCGTCGCTACGCGCAGTACTTCGACGACGCCTCGCGCATTCTCCCGGCTGCCACCCTGGGCCTGGACCTTGACTACCGCCGCAACGGCCTGAACCTGCGCTACAGCCACCTCAAGCAGTTCAGCCCGCGCAACGAGAACGGCTGGGGCGACGACTTGAGCAATTTCCGCGGCCAGCGGATCGACAAGCTGCAGCTCTTCGCCCTGGGCTACTCATTCCCCTTCGGCAGCCGGCTGCTGGCCGAATACGCCGAGTCCGACCAATACCTGCGCGCGGCCTCGCTGAAGGTCGAGCACCCCATCGACCTGGGTGCCGGCCGCTTCATCGACCTCTACGCCACCCACGGCATGCAGCAGGACGCCGGCGACCTGTTCGAATTCAACGGCGTGCCCGGACTCTACGAAGCGGAAACGTCCCATGACGCGCGTTATGTGGACATAGGCGCCAAGTTCAGGACAGCCAACTTTTACGTGGGCATGACCTACAACAAAGTTCGTGGGGATGATTTTGACCGCTTGTTCTTCAGCAAGGATCACGGTGCCTGGAACAGCAGTGCGAAGTTGTTCTACTTCTTTGGCGTGGAAGATGAGGAAATGTTCAAGCTGGTGGGCGGAACCAACTTCTCGGCCATGGGACTTCCGCAACTTCGCCTGGATACCCACTATGCATTTTCCGACCACGCCGCCGGTTATGACGGTTTCTCCCGGCGGGAATTCCAAAGCCTGCTGCAGTACAGCTTCAGCGGCACATTGAAAGGCCTGAGCCTGGTCTGGCTGCACAACGAATTCCATACCAAGGGCCAGCCGGACGGCGTCGAGCGCACCACCACATCCCGAGGTCCGGCGGGGATCATCACTCACAATGCCGAGCGGGTTTACGTCAGTTACGTCCACCGCTTCTGA